From the Fusobacterium ulcerans ATCC 49185 genome, the window ATACTTATAATTATATCTTGATGAAAAGGTATTGTAAATCATTAAAAATGAAAAGGAAAGAACTTTCAAAAATAGAGTTTAAAGATTTGAAAAAACTATTTTCTGATTTATCCAAATCACTATCTTCTTTAGAGGAATTTGAAATAATTCATAGAGATTTAAAACCTGAAAATATTCTTATAGATGAAAATGAGAATTATAAAATAGCAGATTTTGGAATTGCACATTTTGCTGATGAAAATACTTTTCCTATGGTTGGGTTAACAAAAGATGGAGAAAGATTAGCAAATTTTGAATTTTATGCTCCTGAACAAGTAAAACCGCCTTTTCATACCTCTTTAGCAACTGATATATATTCTTTTGGGTTAATATTATATTGGTTTGTTTTTGGAGAAATAACTAAAGGAACTGGAAGAAAAAGATTAACAGAAGTATTTCCAGAAGGGGAAGCAGAATATTTTGATATAATTATTGATAAATGTTTAAGAGATGATCCAAAAGAGAGATATCAAACAATAGAAGAGTTGAATGATCATCTGGATGAAATTAGATCTTTAGATAGAGAAAAAGATCCTTTTGAAGAAATGACGAAATTTAATATGGTTTTGAGATCCGTTGTTCCCGAATTCTACATAGATGGACCATATTGTACAGAATCAGAAAAGGAAATTGAAACTATTATAGAAAAACTTGAAGAAATAAATAATAAAACTTTATATTTTAATACAGGAATTTTAAATAATAGAATTGAATGGCTGAAAAAAATAGACACAGGAAATTTTTTATTAAATATGGGGGAAATAAAAATAATTAAAATATGGGGGAAACTAGGTGACAGTTTATATGATGATATCTTGATTATAGAAACAGACAAGATAGATCCATATATAATTGATGGAGAGCCACATACTCATGTTGCTAAAATTAATGATGATGAGATAGTTCCTTTGCACAAAATAGAGGGAGGATATACAAGATATAATGGAAGTGTTGTTGATAATAGAGATTTAAAAATAGAAGAAAGAATTACTACCAATATGGCAAATCATAAGTACTATTTTATTGGGACTTTTTTCAATTCAATTACTATGCCTGAGAATGATAAGTATTTGGAAACTATTCAGAATCATAATCAATTAACTCCTGAAATAATTAAAGATTTTTTTATGAAGATAAGAAGAAATAAACGTTTACAAGTGAGTGAAAAATTATAAGAAAATAAACTATTGATTTAAATTTAATTGAATGATATAAGTTAATTGAATGATATAAGCATGATAAATAAAAAACCTCTAAGGACTAATCTAAGAGGTTTTTTTATTTTTAATTATTAGAAATTACCAATTGAATAATATAAGAGACTTCATAATATTTTCATGAGGTCTTTTATATTCTAACAGTTTTATAATCAAATTAATATTTTATATTTTTTATCAATATACTGAAAAAATGGTACACTAATATTCTAAAGAAAAAATATATGTACCAGGTGGTTGGTCACGCGTTGGTCACAAATAACAAAAATGAAATAATATATTTCTCTCAAACATACAACAAAAGCTCCCTTGAGAGTGAGAGCTTTTGTTCGTAGAAATTAAAATGTAATTTAAGGAAATGTCCTATGACAATATTATTATAACATATATGATTATTCTGTCAACAAATATTTTGAAAAACAAATAAAAAAATAAATTTCTAGTTGTCATAAAATAAATAAAAAGGTATAATTTAATATAGTGTTTTGGGAAAGAGGTGCATAAATTATGAATAAAGAGTCGTCTATAGGAATTTTTGATTCTGGAATAGGTGGGTTGACTATTTTAAAAAAAATAAGAGAATTACTTCCAAGGGAAAATATAATCTATTATGGAGATTGGAAAAACAATCCATATAGTGAAAAAAGCAAGGAAGATATACAGAACCTTAGTGCAAAAATAATGGATTTTCTTATTAGAAATAATTGTAAAGCTGTTGTTATAGGATGCAGCATATTTTCAGCTGCTTCTTTAGATTTTCTTAAATCTCAATATAATATTCCAATAATTGGAATGATAGAGGGAGGGGTAAAATCTGCTATACTTGAAAGTAAGCAGAAAAAAATAGCTGTTATGGGATCAGCCTTTACAATAAAATCTAATGTATATGAAAAAAATATAAAAGAAATAGACCCAGATATAGTGGTGTATCAAATTTCATGTAAAGCATTGTGCACAATGTTGGAAAAAGGCTGGGAAAATTATCCTGATAGAATTGAAGTACTTGAAAGTTATTTATGCCAGATACCTGATACAGCAGATACATTAATTCTAGGAGGAACACATTATCCCTTTATTTTAAATGATATAAAAAAATTCTTTAGTAAAAAAATTGTTGATTCTTCAGTTGAAAGTGCAATAGAATTATTTAGAGTTTTGGGACAGGAAGATTTATTGAGAGAGGGATACAAAAAGGGAAGAATAGAATTTTATATTAATGGAGATAAAGAAGTTTTCAAAGATGTAGCTGAACAATTATTTGAAAAAGAAGAAATAACAAACATGTTCTCTTTATATTAAAATTAAATATTAATAAAAAATTGGAATAAAGATAGGTCAATGAAAAATTTCATGTTGGGCTATCTTTATTTTTTTATTAGAAAATATATATAAAATATATTGTACAAAATTTGGAGTATAGAGTATACTCAATCCTATAATATTGATTTAGATAGAGGTGCAGAAAACAAAAGTATAACTATTTAGTCTGGCAGATGTTTTGAGATAGTTAGAAAGGGAATTTTGCCGAAATAGAAGAGAAGCCATGCTCTTTTGTTGGGAGTATAGATAATATCTATATTACTGTCATTGATTATCAATGGAGTGCTATCTGTGGGAACGATAATTTTGATGATATTATTTTATTTATAAATAATATTATTTTTATGATTGCATTTATCACAGTTTAGCATTGACTGTGATTTTTTTTATTTTAAATTAAAAATCATAAATCATATGAATGAATATATTTTATTTTATTTATATAGGTTTTTCACATAAATAATAGTATCTTATTTATATATATTCTGTAAATTTTTTTTAGAGTATATATAAGAATGATATTGGGAATATAGAAAACAGATATTTGTTTTTTATTTTATTGTGGAGTATATAAAGAAGTATAAAATATTTTATTGAAAATACAAAAATATTTTAAAACGGGAGGAAGGAAAGATTATGATTAATGCAATTTGGTGTGGAATGATAATTATTGGAGTGGTTGTATCTATATTTACTGGAAAGATTCAGGCAGTGACAGACTCAGCAATATCGTCAGCAGGAACAGCAGTGGAGATATCAATAGGACTGGTAGGTGTAATGGCATTGTGGCTTGGACTTATGAAGATAGCTGAAGAAGCAGGATTAGTAAAGGCTATGGGAAAAGCAATGAAGCCTCTTATGATAAGATTGTTTCCAGAAGTACCAGCAGATCATCCAGCTATGGGAAGTATGGTAGCAAATATGGCAGCGAACTTCTTTGGATTAGGAAATGCAGCAACACCATTAGGAATAAAAGCCATGCAGGAATTACAGGAACTGAATACAAATAAGGATGAGGCATCAAATGCAATGGTAATGTTTTTAGCAATAAACACTTCATCTGTAACTCTTATATCTTCAAGTGTAATAGCATACAGAACAGCAGCAGGTTCAGCAAATGCAGCAGAGGTTATAGCACCAACAATAGTTGCAACAATAGCATCAACAGCAGTAGGAATAATAGCTTGCAAAATTCTGCAAAAGTTACCATCATTTAAAAGAGAAGAAATTTAAGAGATAAAACAGAAGAGGGAGGAATAGAAAATGTTTGTAATGATAATGAATCAAATATCGCTTTATGCAATACCAATGATAATATTTATAATAGTAGGATATGCATTCTTTGTAAAGAAGGTAAGAGTATATGAAGTATTTTGTGAGGGAGCAAAGGAAGGATTTACAACAGCAATAAGAATAATACCATTTCTAGTGGCAATGCTGGTAGCAATAGGAATATTCAGAAGTTCAGGATGTATAGATATAATGATGAAAGTATTGGATCCAATATTTTCAATGATAGGAATGCCAGGAGAAGTATTACCAATGGCAATAATGAGACCATTGTCAGGAGGAGGAGCAACAGGAATAATGAATGATCTTATGCTGACATATGGACCAGATTCATTAATAGGAAGAATAGCCTCAACAATGATGGGATCAACAGAAACAACATTTTATGTACTGGCAGTATATTTTGGAGCAGTAAGTATAAGAAAGACAAGACATGCAGTAGCAGCAGGACTTTTAGCAGATTTAGCAGGACTGCTAACAGCAGTATGGATCTGCAATTTAATGTTTAGATAAAAATTTTGAGGTGGTAGTGTGTTAGGAAATAAACTTAAAAAAGGTGATACCTTGGGTATTATTGCACCAGCAAGCTTTACTTCTATTGATAAAGTAGAAAGTGCAAAAAATAATCTTGAAAAAATGGGGTTTAAAGTTATTCTTGGAGAAAGTACTAAAAGCAGATGGTATTCATATGCTGGTCCAGAAGAGCTAAGAGTAAAGGATATAAATGATTTTTTTGCTGATTCTAATATAGATGGAATAATATGTATGAGAGGAGGATATGGATGCAACAGACTTGTTGAAATGGTAGATTATTCAGTTATTAAAAAAAATCCTAAAGTTTTTATTGGATATAGTGATATAACTACTCTGCATATGTCTATTTTTCAAAAGACAGGGCTTGTAACATTCCATGGGCCTATGGCTGTAAGTAATTTCTCTGGAGAATATAATCAAGATACTTACAGAAGTTTTGAAGAAGTACTTATGAATGATAATGATGAAATAGTATTAAAAAATTTCACTAAAGAATTAGGAGTGCTTTCTGAAGGAAGGGCAGAAGGAGGAATAGTAGGAGGAAACCTAGCTACAATGATAGCCAGTCTTGGAACTGAATATGATGTAGATTATAATGGGAAAATCCTTTTCTTAGAAGAAATTGGTGAAAAGACATATAAAATTGACAGAATGCTGAACCAGTTGAAAAAATTTAAGGTTTTTGAAAAAATAAATGGAATTATTCTGGGAGATTTCAGAAACTGCCCAACAGATTCTGAGAATGATATGTGTTTAATGGATGTATTCAAAGATTATCTTTCAGATTTAAAAATGCCAGTGGTATATAATTTTGAATCTGGTCACAGTGAACCTATGATTACATTACCTATGGGAGCAAAGGTAAGAATAGATACAGCAGTTAAAGAGATAAAAATCTTAGAAAAGGTTGTAAGATAATCTATGAATAAAAAAAATAGTATTTTAAAAGAAAAGATAGAAGAAAATAGTGTTCTTTTTGTAGCATGTTATATGGGGAGATTGATACTACAAAATGGAGGAGAAACTTATAGAACAGAAGAAACTATAAGGAGAACTTGTGAACACTATGGAATAAAAGCTAATAGCTTTGCTACTTTAAATACTATAATCACTTCAATAGATTCTTTTGATGGAAAGAGATATTCAAAGGTAGATAGGATAGATTCGAGAACTTTAAATTTAGATAAAGTAGATAGATTGAATCATATAGCAAGAAATCTTGATGAATATAAGATAGCAGAAGTCAAAGAAAAAATAATGGAAATAGAAGCTGAAAATAAAATGGGCTTTAAGAAAAAAGTATTGGGGAATGTTCTTGTTGGAAGTGCATTTGCCATACTTTTCAGAGGAGGGATAAGAGATAGTGTTGTAGCTCTTATTTCTACCTTTGTTCTTGCATGTACAGATGAACTTATAAAAGATTTGAAATTAAATAATTTCTTTGTCAATTTTATTGGAGGAGTAATTGCAGCAATAATTTCATTGACATTTTTTAAGTTTAACTTTATAGAGGATATATCTATTTCTATAATATCTGCCTTAATGCTCCTTGTTCCTGGAATATCTTTTACAAATTCAATAAGAGATATTATAGCTGGAGATTTTGTTTCAGGGATATCAAGAGGAGTGGAAGCTGTAACTACAGGAATAGCACTAGCTTCAGGGTCAGGGATGATACTTTCTATTTTTCTATGATTTATAGGGGGAAGGATGATTATTCAAATAGCTGCCGCGATAACTGCGACTTTGGGATTTGGAATACTTTTCGGCTTGAATAGAAGAAAACTGTTCTTTGCAGGAATAAGTGGAGGAATAGGGTGGTTTTTCTATTTAATCTCATTAAAAGTAAATCTATCAGAAGCAATAGCATTTTTAGCAGCTTCTTTATCGATGACAATATATTCAGAAGTAATGGCTAGAAAATTAAAATCTCCTGCAATAACATTTCTTATAGGGGGGTTTATACCCTTAGTTCCAGGAAGTGGTGTTTATTATACCATGTATGGACTTATAAAAAATGATATGCAAATGACAGTACAAAAAGGAATCCAAACCTTTATAGTAGCAGGGGCAATAGCTGTAGGCATACTTTTAGGTTCAACAATATGTCAGATATACTTTTCAAAAAAGAAAAGAACACAATAAATAATTTAGGATACAACTTGGAAAAACTTAAATTCAGGAGGGAAAAATGAAATTGTTTGGTACTATGAAAGTAGAAAATAGGGTACTGATGATAGGGGGAGTAAAAGTTACTGAATTAGCAGCAAAATATGGAACACCTCTATACATTATGGATCAAGCTCTTATAGAAGAAAATATAATAAAATATAAAAATAATTTTAAAAGCACTAAATTTGATACATCAATAGTTTATGCTTCCAAAGCATTTTTGTCAAAAGCTATATGTCAGTTGGTTGGAAAGTATGATATAGATATAGATGCTGTATCTGGAGGGGAACTATATGCTATAAAAGCAAGCGGACTTCCAATGAAAAAAGTACATATGCATGGAAATAATAAAACTAATGAGGAATTAGAAATGTGTCTGGACTATGAAATAGGAAGTATTGTAATAGATAATGAAGAAGAGATAGAAAGATTATCAAAAATTTGTAAAGAAAAAAATAAAAAAGTTAAAGTAATGATGAGAATAAATATTGGAATAGATGCTCATACACATGAATATATAAAAACTTCTAAACATTCATCAAAGTTTGGAGAATCAATATTTGATGAGAGAATAACTGAAATAGTAGAAAAGATAGTAAAAGATGAAAATATGGAATTTTTAGGGTTCCATTGTCATATAGGTTCTCAAATATTTGATACAAAAGCATTTCATGAAGGGATTGAATCAATGGTAAAAGAAACTAAGAAAATCTCTGAAGCTTTAGGTATATATATACCAGAAATAAATCTTGGAGGAGGATTTGGAGTATATTATACAGAAAAAGATACTGCGATAGATATAGAGCAATTTATGAGATCTATGATAGAACATTTAGAAAAAAGCATAGAAGCTGAAAAATTGAAAATTAAAAAAGTATCTATCGAACCTGGAAGAAGTATAGTAGCCAATGCTGGAAGTACTTTATATACAGTTGGAGGAACAAAAACTACATATGGTGGAGTAAAATATATATTCATAGATGGAGGAATGACTGATAACATAAGACCAGCATTATATCAGGCTGAATATGAAGCTATTGTAGCAAATAAAGCAGATGCTTCAGCAGAAGAAATAGTAACAGTAGCTGGAAAATGTTGTGAATCAGGAGATTTAATAATAAAAGATGGAAAACTTGCAAAAGCAGAAACTGGTGATTTAGTGTTAGTAGCTACTACAGGAGCTTATGGACACTCAATGTCAAATAATTATAATAAAGCTCCTAGACCAGCAGTAGTATTTGTAAAAGATGGAAAAAGTACTTTATCAATAAAAAGAGAAAGCTATGAAGATTTAATTAGAAATGATGTGTTGATAGAACTATAAAATTTTTTTTACAAAATAGTATATTCTAAAAAAATGAATTATTTAGAAAAATATTTTATAAAAATTAAGTGATAATCTAAAAAATAGTGAACAAAAAATTATTTATTTTGATTGATAGAACAAAAGTGAATAAATTGGTAAAATCATTAAGGAATAAATAGTTCCTAAAATTTGGAGGAATAATGAATATCAATACAATGAAAGAAAATGTTGAAAAAGAAAAAGAATGGCTTATAAATGTTAGAAGAGATTTTCATAAGCACCCTGAATTAGGGCAGGAAGAGTTCAGAACAATGGAAAAAATATGTGAATATTTACAAGAAATGGGAATATCATATAGAAATAAAGTATTTAAAACTGGGGTAATAGCTGAAATAAAAGGAGAAGACCAAGGTTATACAATAGCTTTGAGAGCTGATATTGATGCATTGCCTATAATAGATAAAAAAAATACTTCTTATGCTTCAATTAATGAAGGAAAATGTCATGCTTGTGGGCATGATGCTCATACAACTATTGCATTAGGAGTTGCAAAATATTTTTCTGCTAATAAAATAGTTCCACCATGTAATATAAGATTTTTATTCCAGCCTGCTGAAGAAACAGTAGGAGGAGCAAAACCAATGATACAGGAAGGGGCTCTTGAGAATGTTAATTGTGTGTTTGGACTTCATGTAGATGAATATCTTCCAACAGGGCACATTGGAATAAAGTATGGAGCAATGAATGCTTCATCAGATACTCTTAAAATAAATATATATGGAAAATCTTGTCATGGGGCTTATCCAAGTGGAGGAGTAGATGCAATATTGGCTGCTTCTCATGTAATGGTAGCACTTCAATCTATAGTGAGCAGAAATATAGATGCCAGAGAAAGTGGAGTTGTTACTATTGGAACAATTCATGGAGGAACACAGGGAAATATAATAGCAGATAAGGTTCAATTAGTAGGAACTTTAAGAACATTAAACCCAGAAGTTAGAAAAACTATGTTAGGAAAGATAGAAGAAATAGTTATTAATGTACCAAAAGCTTTTGGAGGAAGTGGAGAGTTTGTAAGAGAAGAAGGATATACTGCTCTTATAAATCATGATAAGCAAGTAGATATAGTAAAAGAAAATGCTGTGGAACTTTTAGGAGAAGATAATATTTTTGAAAAGAAAACTGCAAATATGGGAGTAGAAGATTTTGCATATTTTATAGAAAATATTCCTGGAGCATTCTTTACTTTAGGTGTAGCAAATAAAGAAAAAGGTATAGATGCTCCTGCACATAATGGACTATTTGATATTGATGAGGATGCACTTCTTGTAGGAGTAGAAATGCAGTTGTTAAATATTTATTCAGCTTTCAATAAAAAATAAAATTCTTGGGAGGAAATAAATGCCAGAAATGACAGGAATGTCTGAAGTAAAAAGAAGGAAATATTTTGAAGGAATGAAAATACCACATACATATGTAATAATTTCATGTATAGTATTATTAGCTTTTATAGCTACTTATCTAGTGCCAGCAGGGGTATATCAAAGAGTTTTAGATCCAACATCAGGAAGAAACATTATAGATCCAACAACCTTTAAATATGTAGAAAACACTCCAGTAATGTTTTTTTCAATGACTCAACCTAATCTTTTTACAGCATTTGTTAAAGGTTTGAAAAACTCAGCAGGAATAGTATTTTTTACTTTCTTAGTGTGTGGTTCATTTAATATGATGCAGAAAACAGGTGCTATAGAAGGTGGAATAGCAAGAATAGCTCTTCTTCTAAAAAATAAGAGTATGCTTCTTATACCAATAGCAGTATTTGTATTTTCTATTGGAGGAGTTACAATAGGTATGAATACAGAAGCTATTGCTTTTGTTCCTTTAGGAATAGTAATGGCAAGAGCGTTGGGATTTGATGCTATGGTTGGAATGTCAATAGTAGCTCTTGGAGCAGGAGTTGGATTTGTTGGAGGATTTGTAAATCCTTTTACTGTTGGAGTAGCACAGCAGGTATCACAGCTTCCTATATATTCAGGGATGGGATATAGAGTTGTAGTATATGTAATCTTATATGTTGTGACTTGTGCATATATTATAAGATATGCTCATAAAGTAAAAGCTAATCCAGAGAGTAGTGTAGTAAGAGATTTAGAAAAAAGTGATAATTTTAGTATCGACTTTGATGCTCTTCCACAGCTTACAAAAGCTCAAAGAATAGTTTTAGGAATATTTTTTCTAGGATTTGGAACTATTATTTATGGAGTGTTGAAATATGAATGGGGAACAGATGAATTGATAAGTGTCTTTTTATTGATGGGACTAACTTCAAGTTTTGTATGTGGCATAGGACCAAGTAAGGCTGCTGAAAATTTCATAGAGGGAGCTAAGGGTGTTTTGTTTGGGGCTTTATCTATTGGAATAGCAAATGCAGTTTTAGTAGTTCTTCAGCAAGGTCAGGTAATAGATTCGATATTGCATTCATTATCACAAGCTATTTCTCATCTTCCAGGATATATATCAGTAGTATTGATGTATATAACTCAAATATTTACAAATGTATTTATTCCATCAGGTTCTGGACAAGCAGCAACAACAATGCCTATAATGGCTCCTTTAGGAGATTTATTAGGAATTTCAAGACAAACAACAGTACTGGCATTTCAATATGGAGATGGATTTACAAACTATATAAATCCAACAGCAAGTGGATTAATGAGTTACTTAGCTATAGCTAAAATACCATATGAAAAATGGGTAAAATGGATGGGACCTTTGATGGGAATCTGGTTATCAATTGGGGCTATAGCAGTAATAATAGCTCATATAATAGGATATTAAATATAAAAAATAAGTAAATTTAAATTGGTAATATAAGATGATGAAAGTTTGAGGAATAACAGAATAAAGATCATAAATTAGATTACCAATTTTTACATTTTCAAAACTGTGGAAACTGAAAGGAGGAGAGAATGAAATTTTCAAAAATGCAGGCAGCAGGAAATGATTTTATTCTTATGAATGGGATGATAGAAAAATCTTTAAATTGGAATGAAACAGCTAAAAAAGTATGTGACAGACATTTTGGAATAGGTGCTGATGGACTTATGTTCTGTGAAGAAAGTATGAAAGCAGATATAAAAATGAATTACTATAATTCAGATGGCTCTAGAGGAGAAATGTGTGGCAATGGAATAAGATGCTTTGCTAAATTTGTATATGATAATGAAATTGTAAAAAAGAATGAATTTTCAGTGGAAACAGACGCAGGTATAAAATATATAAAGCTTGACATAGGGGCATTAGGAGCTATAGAATACCTTAAAGTAAATATGGAAAAAGTTGATTTTAAAGGGAAAAATATTCCATGTACTATTGAAAAAGAAAATATTTTAGAAGAAGAAATAATGATAGGAAATAAGAAAGTAATATTTTCAAGTGTTCTTATGGGAGTTCCTCATGCAACTATCTTTGTAGAAAACTTTGATGAGTATGATGTAAATGAAACAGGAAGCCTTATGGAAAAAGCAGATATTTTTCCTGAAAAAACAAATGTAAATTTTGCTAAAGTGACAGCAGATGATACAATTATGATAAAAACATGGGAGCGAGGAGCTGGAAGAACGCTTGGATGTGGAACAGGCTGTTGTGCTACAGCAGCTCTTGCACATAAACTGGGGAAAATAAAAAAAGATAAAATAAAACTTCTGGCAGAAGGAGGAGAACTTTTCATAGAGATAGGAGAAGACTATGAAATAACTATGTCTGGAAAAGCTGAAACTATATGTCATGGGGAGTTTTTAAAATAAAAGGAAACTAGGAGGAATAAAAATGTTAAAAATGCCAGCATTAATAAGTTTAGCTAATCTTCCTACAAGAATTGAAAAATTAGAAAGACTTTCCAAAGAACTTGGAAAAAACATCTACATCAAAAGAGATGATTTTACAGGATGTGAAATTTCAGGAAATAAAGTTAGAAAGCTGGAATTTTCTACAAAAGAAGGGTTAGATCAAGGGTGTGACACTTTTATAACATGTGGAGGAATACAGTCTAATCACGCAAGAGCTACAGCAGCTGTTGCTGCAAGATTAGGACTGAGAGCTATATTGGTGCTTAGATCAAATGAAGAACCAGCTATGGAAGGAAATTATTTTGTAGATAAACTGTTAGGAGCAGATGTGAGAATAATTACTTCAGAGGAATATAGTGAAAAAAGACAAGAAATAATGGAGAAGATAAAAGCTGAATCTGATGTTGCTGGACATAAGGCATATATAATTCCAGAAGGAGCATCAAATGGAATAGGAACATTTGGATATTTAAAATGTATGAAAGAGATAGAAGAACAGGAAAAAGGACTTGGAATAACTTTTGATACAATTCTTTCAGCTGTAGGTTCAGGAGGAACTTATGGAGGATTGTTCTTAGGAAATAAGCTACTTGGACTAGGTAAAAAAGTTGTAGGAGTAAACGTCTGTGATGATGCAGAATTTTTTAAGAATAAGGTAAAGGATATAGTGAATGAAAGTCTAAAATATCTTGAAGAAAAATTAGAATTTTCTAAAGATGAAATGTGTATAATAGATGGTTATGTTGGAAGAGGATATGCTCTCAGCAGGCCAGAAGAACTGGAGTTTATAGTAAAGCTAGGAAGAGAAGAAGGAATAATATTAGACCCTGTATATACTGGAAAAACAATGTATGGGTTCTATAATGAAGTTAAAAAAGGTAATCTAAAAGATTGTAAAAATATTTTATTCATACATACAGGTGGATTTTTGGGATTATTCCCTAAACAGGAAGAATTTAAATTCTAAATAAAAACAGTGAGGTGTTAAAATGGCAGAGTTGAACAAGAAAAAAAGTGTATGGGAAGCCTATCGTTTTTCTATTATTTTAATAGGAGCGATAATTTTAGGAAGTATCATTGGAACTGTAATGGGAGAAAGAGCAAAAGTATTTAAACCTTTTGGAGATTTATTTATCAATGGAATGTTTACAATAGTTGTCCCATTGGTAATGGTGACTATCAGTAGTTCGATTTCTAGTATGAGTGATATGACAAGATTGAAAAGTATTCTTAAGAACTTGATACTTGTATTCGTTTCAACAGGATTTGTAGCAGCAATAATAATATTGATTATAGTAAATATTTTTCCTCCAGCTCAAGGAGTAAATCTTAACATTTCAGCAGCAGAGGCATTAAAACCTTTCCAAACTGGAGATCA encodes:
- the murI gene encoding glutamate racemase, coding for MNKESSIGIFDSGIGGLTILKKIRELLPRENIIYYGDWKNNPYSEKSKEDIQNLSAKIMDFLIRNNCKAVVIGCSIFSAASLDFLKSQYNIPIIGMIEGGVKSAILESKQKKIAVMGSAFTIKSNVYEKNIKEIDPDIVVYQISCKALCTMLEKGWENYPDRIEVLESYLCQIPDTADTLILGGTHYPFILNDIKKFFSKKIVDSSVESAIELFRVLGQEDLLREGYKKGRIEFYINGDKEVFKDVAEQLFEKEEITNMFSLY
- a CDS encoding protein kinase domain-containing protein; this translates as MKQILRNYLKEKNKIETLFSEISDLRIIGEGANGLVYSGKINNQVPVAIKFLVTNDKKKLDRFKSEYINISMVKDELINIVNNLHYETIDIEEGSKKYTYNYILMKRYCKSLKMKRKELSKIEFKDLKKLFSDLSKSLSSLEEFEIIHRDLKPENILIDENENYKIADFGIAHFADENTFPMVGLTKDGERLANFEFYAPEQVKPPFHTSLATDIYSFGLILYWFVFGEITKGTGRKRLTEVFPEGEAEYFDIIIDKCLRDDPKERYQTIEELNDHLDEIRSLDREKDPFEEMTKFNMVLRSVVPEFYIDGPYCTESEKEIETIIEKLEEINNKTLYFNTGILNNRIEWLKKIDTGNFLLNMGEIKIIKIWGKLGDSLYDDILIIETDKIDPYIIDGEPHTHVAKINDDEIVPLHKIEGGYTRYNGSVVDNRDLKIEERITTNMANHKYYFIGTFFNSITMPENDKYLETIQNHNQLTPEIIKDFFMKIRRNKRLQVSEKL
- a CDS encoding S66 peptidase family protein; translation: MLGNKLKKGDTLGIIAPASFTSIDKVESAKNNLEKMGFKVILGESTKSRWYSYAGPEELRVKDINDFFADSNIDGIICMRGGYGCNRLVEMVDYSVIKKNPKVFIGYSDITTLHMSIFQKTGLVTFHGPMAVSNFSGEYNQDTYRSFEEVLMNDNDEIVLKNFTKELGVLSEGRAEGGIVGGNLATMIASLGTEYDVDYNGKILFLEEIGEKTYKIDRMLNQLKKFKVFEKINGIILGDFRNCPTDSENDMCLMDVFKDYLSDLKMPVVYNFESGHSEPMITLPMGAKVRIDTAVKEIKILEKVVR
- a CDS encoding nucleoside recognition domain-containing protein: MINAIWCGMIIIGVVVSIFTGKIQAVTDSAISSAGTAVEISIGLVGVMALWLGLMKIAEEAGLVKAMGKAMKPLMIRLFPEVPADHPAMGSMVANMAANFFGLGNAATPLGIKAMQELQELNTNKDEASNAMVMFLAINTSSVTLISSSVIAYRTAAGSANAAEVIAPTIVATIASTAVGIIACKILQKLPSFKREEI
- a CDS encoding threonine/serine ThrE exporter family protein, coding for MNKKNSILKEKIEENSVLFVACYMGRLILQNGGETYRTEETIRRTCEHYGIKANSFATLNTIITSIDSFDGKRYSKVDRIDSRTLNLDKVDRLNHIARNLDEYKIAEVKEKIMEIEAENKMGFKKKVLGNVLVGSAFAILFRGGIRDSVVALISTFVLACTDELIKDLKLNNFFVNFIGGVIAAIISLTFFKFNFIEDISISIISALMLLVPGISFTNSIRDIIAGDFVSGISRGVEAVTTGIALASGSGMILSIFL
- the lysA gene encoding diaminopimelate decarboxylase, whose translation is MKLFGTMKVENRVLMIGGVKVTELAAKYGTPLYIMDQALIEENIIKYKNNFKSTKFDTSIVYASKAFLSKAICQLVGKYDIDIDAVSGGELYAIKASGLPMKKVHMHGNNKTNEELEMCLDYEIGSIVIDNEEEIERLSKICKEKNKKVKVMMRINIGIDAHTHEYIKTSKHSSKFGESIFDERITEIVEKIVKDENMEFLGFHCHIGSQIFDTKAFHEGIESMVKETKKISEALGIYIPEINLGGGFGVYYTEKDTAIDIEQFMRSMIEHLEKSIEAEKLKIKKVSIEPGRSIVANAGSTLYTVGGTKTTYGGVKYIFIDGGMTDNIRPALYQAEYEAIVANKADASAEEIVTVAGKCCESGDLIIKDGKLAKAETGDLVLVATTGAYGHSMSNNYNKAPRPAVVFVKDGKSTLSIKRESYEDLIRNDVLIEL
- a CDS encoding threonine/serine exporter family protein; the encoded protein is MIIQIAAAITATLGFGILFGLNRRKLFFAGISGGIGWFFYLISLKVNLSEAIAFLAASLSMTIYSEVMARKLKSPAITFLIGGFIPLVPGSGVYYTMYGLIKNDMQMTVQKGIQTFIVAGAIAVGILLGSTICQIYFSKKKRTQ
- a CDS encoding spore maturation protein, which codes for MFVMIMNQISLYAIPMIIFIIVGYAFFVKKVRVYEVFCEGAKEGFTTAIRIIPFLVAMLVAIGIFRSSGCIDIMMKVLDPIFSMIGMPGEVLPMAIMRPLSGGGATGIMNDLMLTYGPDSLIGRIASTMMGSTETTFYVLAVYFGAVSIRKTRHAVAAGLLADLAGLLTAVWICNLMFR